The Cohnella abietis genome has a segment encoding these proteins:
- a CDS encoding TIGR01777 family oxidoreductase has product MRLLLCGGTGFIGKALTYALLSRGDEVWIITRNKPLKPTHDSTLPHPHYVTWTEWSVDPDCLGEFDGIINLTGESINQRWSKKAKERILSSRIEAAARIADNLKRMSSPPAVVINASGISLYGHSVDQVFDESSPTMPADFLGEVVVKWEQAAELIPVERLVKLRIGIVCAGEGGAFPIIRLPYRFFGGGRIGNGKQGLPWIHLQDMVSLILFCLDNPAISGPVNAVAPDPVSNDEFGRMLGRVTKRPHWFPVPGLFLKKALGEMSTLVLTGQKAMPRKLLDQGFSFAFPKLEEALRDITR; this is encoded by the coding sequence ATGCGCTTGTTGTTATGCGGTGGAACGGGGTTCATTGGAAAAGCTCTAACGTATGCGCTACTGTCTCGAGGGGACGAAGTGTGGATCATTACGAGGAATAAACCCTTGAAGCCCACTCACGACTCCACCCTCCCCCATCCTCACTATGTTACTTGGACGGAATGGAGCGTTGATCCGGACTGTTTAGGGGAATTCGATGGAATTATTAACCTGACGGGCGAATCCATTAATCAGAGATGGAGCAAGAAGGCGAAGGAAAGAATTCTATCCTCACGCATAGAAGCAGCAGCTCGGATTGCCGATAATCTAAAACGGATGAGCTCTCCGCCTGCTGTCGTCATAAATGCATCCGGAATTTCACTTTACGGTCATTCTGTGGATCAGGTCTTTGATGAATCCTCACCGACCATGCCTGCAGATTTCCTTGGCGAGGTAGTCGTCAAATGGGAGCAGGCAGCTGAGCTCATTCCTGTTGAGCGACTTGTTAAGCTTCGGATAGGTATCGTATGTGCCGGCGAAGGGGGAGCATTCCCGATCATTCGGCTACCCTATCGTTTTTTCGGCGGCGGCCGCATAGGGAACGGTAAACAAGGGTTGCCTTGGATCCATCTGCAGGATATGGTTTCGCTCATTCTTTTCTGTCTGGATAACCCTGCTATATCCGGTCCGGTTAACGCTGTTGCTCCTGATCCTGTATCCAATGACGAGTTCGGTCGTATGTTAGGCCGAGTGACTAAGCGGCCCCATTGGTTTCCGGTTCCAGGCCTGTTCCTAAAAAAAGCCCTTGGAGAAATGAGCACGCTTGTGCTCACCGGACAAAAAGCAATGCCTCGGAAGCTGTTGGACCAAGGATTTAGCTTCGCTTTTCCTAAGCTAGAAGAAGCCCTGCGGGATATTACCCGCTAG
- a CDS encoding DUF2621 family protein: MKNAPDWFMYFIGFWTIVLILFMCVGGFFMFRKFLKVLPKSDGKSKLDWQNYWVERSRELWTEDSKDMLHTLVSPVPGPFRDIASHSIAAKIGQLAVESGSSEVTKEHCIEGYIRATPPRDHRSLKDFLEKKQIDYSAYNHLLK, encoded by the coding sequence ATGAAAAATGCTCCCGACTGGTTTATGTATTTTATCGGGTTTTGGACCATCGTGCTTATTTTGTTCATGTGTGTGGGCGGATTTTTTATGTTCCGCAAGTTTTTGAAGGTACTTCCCAAAAGCGATGGAAAATCTAAGCTAGACTGGCAAAATTATTGGGTGGAACGCAGCCGTGAGCTATGGACCGAAGATTCCAAGGATATGCTACATACACTGGTTTCCCCGGTTCCCGGTCCTTTTCGAGATATTGCCAGCCACTCTATTGCAGCCAAAATCGGACAATTGGCAGTAGAAAGTGGATCATCAGAAGTGACCAAGGAACATTGCATTGAAGGCTATATTCGGGCAACTCCGCCTCGTGACCATCGCAGCTTAAAAGACTTTCTGGAGAAGAAACAGATCGATTATTCCGCATACAATCACTTGCTCAAATAA
- a CDS encoding deoxyribonuclease IV, whose amino-acid sequence MLKIGSHVSFAGKGLLTAANEAISYGSGTFMIYTGAPQNTRRKPIEELYIPEGKEVMAASGIDNIVVHAPYIVNLGSYKEDTFRLAIDFLQEEIRRTHKIGVKNIVLHPGAYTDKDAQYGIERIAAGLNEVLEATKETDVNIALETMAGKGTEIGRSFEELAQIIERVNLNNRLTVCMDTCHIHDAGYDIVGDVDGVLRKFDDIIGLDRIAVVHVNDSKNPLGAGKDRHAPIGSGWIGYEGIAGVVGHELLKDKPFILETPWIGKKETSERPMYEAEIAMLSGTTIERFGDEFAEDVERLHYFFDKVGIEPRLYVLNTWELLKSDAKARKADPREPMERLYDMLMENRVLSGDISEEAVNQRLLGFLAGPDWLSSL is encoded by the coding sequence ATGCTGAAGATTGGATCACATGTATCTTTTGCCGGCAAAGGATTGTTGACAGCAGCTAACGAGGCTATTTCTTACGGGTCCGGTACTTTTATGATCTACACAGGTGCGCCTCAGAATACAAGAAGAAAGCCGATAGAAGAGTTATATATTCCCGAGGGCAAAGAGGTAATGGCGGCTAGTGGTATTGATAATATCGTTGTTCATGCTCCTTACATCGTTAACCTGGGCTCATATAAAGAGGATACTTTCCGTCTCGCCATTGATTTTCTTCAGGAGGAAATCCGTCGTACGCATAAAATTGGGGTGAAAAATATTGTTTTACACCCAGGAGCCTATACAGATAAAGATGCCCAATACGGGATTGAACGAATTGCCGCAGGCTTGAATGAGGTGCTCGAGGCCACTAAGGAAACAGACGTTAATATTGCTCTGGAGACGATGGCAGGTAAAGGCACTGAAATCGGACGCAGCTTTGAAGAATTGGCCCAAATTATTGAACGGGTTAATCTCAACAATCGATTGACAGTATGTATGGATACTTGCCATATTCACGATGCAGGATACGATATCGTTGGGGATGTTGATGGTGTCCTTCGTAAGTTCGATGATATTATCGGGCTCGATCGGATTGCAGTTGTTCATGTGAACGACAGCAAAAATCCGCTAGGGGCAGGGAAAGACCGTCACGCTCCTATAGGCTCAGGCTGGATTGGCTATGAAGGGATTGCTGGAGTTGTCGGGCATGAGCTTCTTAAGGACAAGCCTTTCATATTGGAGACTCCATGGATTGGGAAAAAGGAAACATCGGAGCGTCCAATGTACGAAGCGGAAATCGCGATGCTAAGCGGAACAACAATTGAGCGTTTTGGCGATGAATTTGCTGAAGATGTGGAACGATTACACTATTTCTTCGATAAGGTAGGAATTGAACCACGGCTATATGTGCTAAATACATGGGAGCTCCTTAAATCGGACGCTAAAGCAAGAAAAGCGGATCCACGGGAACCGATGGAAAGGCTTTACGATATGCTGATGGAAAATCGGGTTTTATCAGGCGACATAAGCGAAGAAGCAGTCAATCAACGATTGTTAGGCTTTCTAGCTGGTCCGGATTGGTTGAGTAGTTTATAA
- the purU gene encoding formyltetrahydrofolate deformylase produces the protein MSHIKQSQEIKRIDDKSIRARMLISCPDRAGIVAAVSQFLYEQGANIIQSDQYTMDPEGGMFFMRVEFDLVDLEQRLPSLQEDFARISDRFSMRWSIFRAARRKRIAIFVSKEDHCLVELLWQWQAGDLDAEISMVISNHDDMRGLTESFGIPFYHVPVTPETKEEAEQKQRELTAGKVDLIVLARYMQIVSPKFIEQYHNRIINIHHSFLPAFVGGKPYQQAYNRGVKLIGATAHYVTEELDGGPIIEQDVQRVSHRDNVTELKRMGRHIERIVLARAVKWHVEDRLLVYQNKTVAFI, from the coding sequence ATGAGTCACATTAAGCAATCTCAGGAAATTAAACGGATAGATGATAAAAGCATTCGAGCACGTATGCTTATCTCTTGTCCGGATCGCGCGGGTATCGTTGCGGCTGTATCGCAATTTTTATATGAGCAAGGTGCTAATATTATACAATCAGATCAATACACGATGGATCCCGAGGGCGGGATGTTCTTCATGAGAGTTGAATTTGATTTGGTGGATTTAGAGCAGCGCTTGCCGTCGCTTCAAGAGGATTTTGCCCGTATATCAGATCGTTTCTCGATGAGATGGAGCATCTTTCGTGCTGCTAGACGCAAGAGAATCGCGATTTTCGTATCGAAGGAAGATCATTGCTTAGTTGAATTGCTATGGCAATGGCAGGCTGGTGACTTGGATGCTGAAATTAGCATGGTCATAAGTAACCATGATGATATGAGAGGATTGACTGAATCCTTTGGCATTCCGTTCTATCATGTTCCGGTTACACCTGAAACGAAGGAAGAGGCCGAGCAGAAGCAAAGAGAGCTTACAGCAGGTAAAGTCGATCTTATCGTGCTGGCGCGGTATATGCAGATCGTTTCTCCTAAATTCATCGAGCAGTATCATAATCGCATCATCAACATTCACCACTCGTTTTTGCCGGCATTTGTCGGTGGAAAGCCTTATCAGCAAGCATACAACCGTGGGGTTAAGCTGATCGGAGCAACGGCGCATTATGTGACCGAAGAGCTGGACGGTGGGCCGATTATCGAGCAGGATGTACAACGCGTTAGTCATCGGGACAATGTAACCGAGCTAAAGCGGATGGGCCGTCATATCGAGCGCATCGTGCTTGCCCGCGCAGTTAAATGGCATGTTGAAGATAGACTGCTCGTCTATCAGAATAAAACAGTTGCTTTCATTTAG